From a region of the Balaenoptera acutorostrata chromosome 14, mBalAcu1.1, whole genome shotgun sequence genome:
- the SAMD5 gene encoding sterile alpha motif domain-containing protein 5 isoform X2, with amino-acid sequence MCTNIVYEWLKALQLPQYAESFVDNGYDDLEVCKQIGDPDLDAIGVLAPAHRRRILEAVRRLREQDAAAAGLYFTLEPQPPPAPPGPPAVAVPTRRRGEPCGGQAQGPRGDPRSQTTAPRGRELVSYPKLKLKIMIRDKLVRDGIHLSKPPYSRKEQSSVIRSLLDLTE; translated from the coding sequence ATGTGCACCAACATAGTTTACGAGTGGCTGAAAGCGCTGCAGCTCCCGCAGTACGCAGAGTCCTTCGTGGATAACGGCTACGATGACCTGGAGGTGTGCAAGCAGATCGGGGACCCGGACCTGGACGCCATCGGGGTGCTGGCGCCCGCGCACCGGCGCCGCATCCTGGAGGCCGTGCGCCGGCTGCGGGAGCaggacgccgccgccgccggcctcTACTTCACGCTGGAGCCGCAGCCGCCGCCCGCGCCACCCGGGCCGCCCGCGGTCGCCGTCCCCACCCGCCGCCGGGGGGAGCCTTGCGGCGGCCAGGCCCAGGGCCCCCGCGGGGACCCCCGCAGCCAGACGACCGCCCCTCGCGGCAGGGAGCTGGTGAGCTACCCGAAACTGAAGCTGAAGATCATGATCAGGGATAAGCTCGTCCGTGACGGCATCCACCTGAGCAAGCCCCCGTACTCCCGCAAG